A stretch of the Deltaproteobacteria bacterium genome encodes the following:
- a CDS encoding ABC transporter substrate-binding protein: protein MELENVGGKVKLDRLCAKLFAVALIISASFSLAVYSFAAAPGKIILGYAAPGARALPFWIAQELGLFNKYGLDVEPVFIRGAPLLVSGLASGDIHIGSTGGSATLAAVAAGQDLKIIATFGSRNTFDLISQPNIKRPEDLRGKRIGLTSIGGTTWMALLLWLEHFGLDVQRDKMQLQPTGEQALTVQALDAGVVNAAILDGIYSSRVKPKGFTVLGEYSDLKYQFISQALVVQKSLLQQRGDMLENLLKAEIEGLAYVLAPKNKAAVIKTLMRRMKTAAGPAEEGYLDLLRGMDRKPFPTVESLVHVQRLMKAQNPKIGAVNLEELNDARLVKKLDDSGFIDKAYAAQGISLK, encoded by the coding sequence CTGGAATTAGAAAATGTTGGAGGCAAGGTGAAACTCGATCGGTTGTGCGCCAAATTATTCGCCGTTGCGTTAATCATATCGGCTTCGTTTAGTCTTGCGGTGTATTCCTTCGCCGCCGCGCCGGGGAAAATCATCCTCGGATACGCCGCGCCCGGCGCTCGGGCACTGCCCTTTTGGATCGCCCAGGAACTCGGCCTATTCAACAAATACGGCCTCGATGTCGAGCCGGTATTCATTCGCGGCGCGCCGCTGTTAGTCTCGGGCCTGGCCTCGGGCGACATCCATATCGGCAGCACCGGCGGCAGCGCCACCTTGGCGGCGGTCGCCGCCGGCCAGGATTTGAAAATCATCGCCACCTTCGGCAGCCGCAACACTTTCGATCTGATCTCCCAGCCTAACATCAAGCGGCCCGAAGACTTGCGCGGCAAGCGCATCGGCCTCACCAGCATCGGCGGCACCACCTGGATGGCGCTCCTGCTCTGGCTCGAACACTTCGGCCTCGATGTCCAGCGCGATAAAATGCAATTGCAGCCCACCGGCGAGCAGGCGCTGACCGTCCAAGCCCTCGACGCCGGCGTGGTCAACGCGGCGATCCTCGACGGCATCTATTCGAGCCGCGTCAAGCCCAAGGGCTTCACCGTCTTGGGCGAATATTCCGATCTAAAATACCAGTTCATCAGCCAGGCGCTAGTGGTGCAGAAGAGCCTGCTGCAACAGCGCGGCGACATGTTGGAGAATCTGTTGAAAGCGGAGATCGAAGGGCTGGCTTACGTATTGGCGCCGAAGAATAAAGCCGCGGTCATCAAAACTCTCATGCGCCGAATGAAAACCGCCGCCGGCCCCGCCGAGGAAGGCTACCTCGATCTGCTGCGCGGCATGGACCGCAAACCCTTCCCCACCGTCGAGAGCCTGGTCCATGTGCAGCGTTTGATGAAAGCCCAGAACCCCAAGATCGGCGCGGTCAATCTCGAAGAGCTGAACGACGCGCGTTTGGTCAAAAAGCTCGACGACAGCGGCTTCATCGACAAGGCCTACGCGGCACAGGGGATCAGTCTGAAATAA
- a CDS encoding ABC transporter substrate-binding protein — translation MKRYHRIRFAAFLFGILNSLPSLSVLAAAAPTKIAVGYATISSASTTLWVAQDEKFFTKYGIDADLVFMPGAPTLIAAINSGALAIGYTGGTAILGAVAGGTDLKIIAASQGRVLHDLVVRHDIKKAEDLRGKRVGVTSIGGSGWMAAMLAFEQLGINPDKDKLIVSAFGDMRIIAKAFEAGNLDGALVTGNLISQFKRAGYNVLSELEKVQMLGSAVVVKQSMMTTQTELLRNVIRALTEAHAFVLSPSKHGAVLRVISKRLNITDPTAAEDGLQDLLKRIDKKLFPSLDGLRNIQRLLQTRNSKIGQIKLQEVIDDSLVRELEKSGFNDRVLGDYGVK, via the coding sequence ATGAAACGGTATCACCGCATCCGATTCGCCGCGTTTCTCTTCGGAATCCTAAATTCTTTGCCGTCTCTCTCCGTCCTAGCCGCGGCGGCGCCGACCAAAATCGCCGTCGGCTACGCCACCATCAGCAGCGCGTCGACGACGCTTTGGGTTGCTCAGGACGAAAAGTTTTTCACCAAGTACGGCATCGATGCCGATTTAGTTTTCATGCCGGGAGCACCGACGCTGATCGCGGCGATCAATTCCGGCGCGTTGGCAATCGGTTACACCGGCGGCACGGCGATCCTCGGCGCGGTGGCCGGCGGCACGGACTTGAAAATCATCGCCGCCAGCCAGGGGCGCGTGCTGCACGATCTGGTGGTGCGCCACGACATCAAGAAAGCCGAAGACCTACGCGGCAAGCGCGTCGGCGTCACCAGCATCGGCGGTTCCGGCTGGATGGCGGCGATGTTGGCCTTCGAACAGTTGGGGATCAATCCCGACAAAGATAAGTTAATCGTCTCCGCCTTCGGCGATATGCGCATCATCGCCAAGGCGTTCGAAGCCGGCAATCTCGACGGCGCGCTGGTCACCGGCAATCTAATCTCGCAATTCAAACGCGCCGGCTACAACGTCTTGAGCGAACTCGAAAAGGTGCAAATGTTAGGCTCGGCAGTGGTCGTGAAGCAGAGCATGATGACGACGCAAACCGAGCTGCTGCGCAATGTCATCCGCGCCCTAACCGAAGCCCATGCCTTTGTATTAAGCCCGAGCAAACATGGCGCCGTGCTGCGCGTGATCAGCAAACGGCTCAACATCACCGACCCCACGGCCGCCGAAGACGGCCTACAGGATCTGCTCAAACGTATCGACAAGAAACTGTTTCCCTCCCTCGACGGCCTGCGCAACATTCAACGCCTCCTGCAAACGCGCAATTCGAAGATCGGCCAGATCAAACTCCAAGAGGTCATCGACGACTCCTTGGTCAGAGAACTGGAAAAGAGCGGCTTCAACGACCGCGTGCTCGGCGACTACGGCGTAAAATAA
- a CDS encoding DUF2384 domain-containing protein, giving the protein MQSMESLVDALGGRKVLKRRIANLADLRETVKGGLPYASFEALSARLGLGREEAANALHLPHRTNARRKKQRRLLADESDRVLRMARVGAQAAETLGSEAKAAEWLRRPNRALGNVPPLELLDTDIGIRQIEEVLGRIEHGIVS; this is encoded by the coding sequence ATGCAATCAATGGAATCACTCGTAGACGCACTTGGTGGCCGCAAAGTTTTGAAGCGGCGAATCGCGAACTTGGCCGACTTGAGAGAAACGGTTAAGGGAGGCCTCCCGTATGCATCCTTCGAGGCATTGTCGGCACGACTCGGCTTGGGACGGGAAGAAGCAGCAAACGCCCTACATTTACCTCATCGAACCAATGCAAGAAGGAAAAAGCAGCGGAGATTGCTTGCCGACGAGTCCGATCGCGTGCTGAGAATGGCGCGCGTTGGCGCCCAGGCCGCGGAAACTTTAGGTAGCGAAGCCAAAGCCGCCGAGTGGTTGCGCCGCCCGAATCGCGCCTTGGGCAATGTACCGCCGCTAGAACTGCTCGACACCGACATCGGCATTCGGCAGATCGAAGAAGTTCTAGGTCGCATCGAGCACGGCATCGTAAGCTAG
- a CDS encoding extracellular solute-binding protein, with amino-acid sequence MRFESRRDGPMKNNLLVALALSWLFSSSAQAQPLNIDAAKKEGKVIAYGTILPQVMDPIHRGFEKKYGIKVDYWRASATQVMERAVAEWQTGKPGFDVIFAAQSAQDLVKQAGALAKYTPPSAEKFPAKFKDKDGILTSWRHTPIGVLYNTDMIKSTDAPKSLDDLLQAKWKGKIAIPDPTRHTTTAQFLYSLKKIKGDGWLDYVKALAKQEPLLRESFAPVPNDILRGEVTLGFTYIQYVQQFAKAPFAFVLMDKILTDTNDLGLGAKAANANAGKLYIEYLCSQEGQKIAAEHGEFVLYPGVYPAIKDADKVSANSIFMDSPTAEEYKKLSAEFRQIFFAK; translated from the coding sequence ATGCGATTTGAATCACGAAGGGATGGGCCAATGAAAAATAATTTATTAGTCGCGCTGGCGCTATCTTGGTTGTTCAGTTCCAGTGCCCAGGCGCAGCCGCTCAACATTGATGCCGCTAAGAAAGAGGGCAAGGTGATTGCCTACGGCACCATTCTGCCCCAAGTCATGGACCCGATTCACCGCGGCTTTGAAAAAAAGTACGGTATCAAAGTCGACTACTGGCGTGCTTCGGCGACCCAAGTGATGGAGCGCGCCGTCGCCGAGTGGCAAACCGGCAAGCCGGGCTTCGACGTGATCTTCGCGGCGCAGAGCGCCCAGGATCTGGTCAAGCAGGCCGGCGCGTTGGCCAAATACACGCCGCCGTCGGCGGAAAAGTTCCCCGCCAAGTTCAAAGACAAAGACGGTATCCTCACCTCGTGGCGGCACACGCCCATCGGCGTTCTGTACAACACCGATATGATCAAAAGCACCGACGCGCCCAAGAGTCTCGACGATTTGCTGCAAGCGAAGTGGAAAGGCAAGATCGCGATTCCCGATCCGACGCGCCACACCACCACGGCACAGTTTCTTTATAGTTTGAAAAAAATCAAAGGCGACGGTTGGCTCGACTACGTCAAGGCGCTGGCCAAACAAGAGCCGCTGCTACGAGAGTCCTTCGCGCCGGTACCCAACGATATTTTGCGCGGCGAGGTGACGCTGGGCTTTACTTACATTCAATATGTCCAGCAATTTGCCAAGGCGCCGTTCGCCTTTGTCTTAATGGATAAAATACTCACGGACACTAACGATCTCGGTCTGGGCGCCAAGGCGGCCAATGCCAACGCGGGCAAGTTATACATCGAATATCTCTGCTCCCAGGAAGGTCAAAAGATCGCCGCCGAGCACGGCGAGTTCGTGCTCTATCCCGGTGTCTACCCAGCGATCAAGGACGCCGACAAAGTGAGCGCCAATAGCATCTTCATGGATAGCCCGACGGCGGAGGAGTATAAGAAACTCAGCGCGGAGTTTCGGCAGATTTTTTTCGCTAAGTAG
- a CDS encoding ABC transporter substrate-binding protein — translation MPIEHNLRITANILGTAIFGFILLLVSTILHAATAPTRLVIGYASTTPRLMPLWMARDQGFFAKYGIESEPVLLRSGATLVTGMASGDIQIGRTAGAAVLSAVAAGHDIKMLATFSSRNSYDVVTRPNIKRAEELRGKKLAINSVGGGTWIGAMLWIEHFGLDVQRDQILLQSIGDQGTQSQALESGTVDCVFVDSVYSKLLKQKGMNIIAESNELKQPLVSQSTIMPNNFLRQYPDVAENYIKGEIEGIAFATAPKNKPAVIKMLMRRLRVDAVTAEEGYNDMLRGVDRKPFASMEGMRNLHRLLRPRNPKISEVKVEDVVDNRIMRKLDESGFIDKVFALHGASFK, via the coding sequence ATGCCTATTGAGCATAATCTACGAATCACAGCCAATATTCTCGGAACTGCAATATTTGGATTTATACTCCTGCTTGTTTCAACGATCCTTCATGCCGCAACCGCCCCAACGCGGCTGGTCATCGGTTATGCCTCGACGACGCCGCGCTTAATGCCGCTGTGGATGGCGCGCGATCAAGGCTTCTTCGCCAAGTATGGCATTGAGTCCGAGCCGGTGCTGTTGCGCAGCGGCGCGACGCTGGTGACCGGCATGGCGTCGGGCGACATCCAGATTGGCCGCACCGCCGGCGCTGCGGTCTTGTCCGCCGTGGCTGCCGGCCATGACATCAAGATGTTGGCGACTTTTTCCAGCCGCAATTCCTACGACGTCGTCACCCGGCCGAACATTAAACGAGCCGAAGAGCTGCGCGGCAAAAAGCTCGCCATCAACAGCGTCGGCGGCGGCACCTGGATCGGCGCCATGTTGTGGATCGAACACTTTGGCCTCGACGTGCAGCGCGATCAGATCCTGCTCCAATCCATCGGCGATCAGGGCACGCAATCTCAGGCTTTGGAGTCCGGCACCGTCGACTGCGTCTTCGTCGACAGCGTTTACAGTAAGCTGCTGAAACAGAAAGGCATGAACATCATCGCCGAATCCAACGAGCTGAAACAGCCGTTGGTCAGTCAATCGACGATCATGCCGAATAACTTTCTTCGTCAATATCCCGATGTCGCCGAAAACTATATCAAAGGCGAGATCGAAGGCATCGCGTTTGCCACCGCGCCCAAGAACAAACCGGCGGTCATCAAAATGCTCATGCGCCGGCTGCGGGTCGACGCCGTCACCGCCGAAGAAGGCTATAATGATATGCTGCGCGGCGTCGACAGAAAACCGTTCGCGTCGATGGAAGGCATGCGCAATCTCCATCGATTGTTGAGACCGCGAAATCCCAAGATCAGCGAGGTGAAAGTCGAAGACGTGGTCGACAACCGGATCATGCGCAAACTGGATGAGTCCGGCTTTATCGATAAAGTCTTCGCGCTGCACGGAGCGAGTTTTAAATAA
- a CDS encoding amidohydrolase, translated as MVKHPANDLSRRDFLKIAGKSAIISSGLLASCATTATPTRTTASAIDVHHHYIPMELIDEVKKNGKALGVEYFPPKDAKDNPLRIQFPKGNRLNPDPRMAEVPNRLEAMTKGNIGIATVEAHTACVGYELDGERGETWSKLYNEAIMNLVKRHPNRFAGIATVPLQDPTRAAKVLEHAVVSLKMSGVTIASNVVGKYFNDKSFDPFWKKAEDLDVMMIMHPEWVAGADKMDPFSLRSICGNPADTTLSVTYMIYTGIFDRFPSLKLCLLHGGGYFPYHLGRLDQDKTGGSGASAIPSKYPPSKYLKNLYFDNLVYRVETLEYLKRMVGADHIMVGTDYPFDLGDWMAADKLQTMECTSAEREAMLHGNARRLLRMTAA; from the coding sequence ATGGTGAAACACCCAGCAAACGATTTAAGCCGCCGCGACTTTCTCAAGATCGCCGGCAAGAGCGCAATCATATCGTCCGGCTTGTTAGCCAGTTGCGCGACCACGGCAACACCGACTCGAACTACGGCGAGCGCCATCGACGTTCATCATCACTATATTCCGATGGAGCTGATCGATGAGGTCAAAAAGAACGGCAAAGCGCTCGGCGTCGAATATTTTCCGCCCAAGGACGCTAAAGACAATCCCCTACGCATTCAATTTCCCAAAGGCAATCGGCTCAATCCCGATCCGCGCATGGCCGAAGTGCCCAATCGTCTCGAAGCGATGACCAAGGGCAATATCGGCATCGCCACGGTGGAAGCCCACACCGCCTGCGTCGGCTACGAACTCGACGGCGAGCGCGGCGAAACCTGGTCGAAACTCTACAACGAAGCGATCATGAACTTGGTCAAGCGCCACCCCAACCGCTTCGCCGGCATCGCCACCGTGCCGTTGCAAGATCCCACCCGCGCCGCCAAAGTGTTGGAACACGCCGTCGTCAGTTTAAAAATGTCCGGCGTCACCATCGCGTCGAATGTCGTCGGCAAATATTTCAACGACAAGAGCTTCGATCCATTCTGGAAAAAAGCCGAAGATCTCGACGTGATGATGATCATGCATCCGGAATGGGTCGCCGGCGCCGACAAGATGGATCCTTTCAGCCTACGCAGCATTTGCGGCAATCCGGCGGACACCACGCTCTCGGTCACCTACATGATTTACACCGGCATCTTCGACCGCTTCCCCAGTCTGAAACTCTGCCTGCTGCACGGCGGCGGATATTTCCCCTACCACCTGGGCCGCTTGGACCAGGACAAAACCGGCGGCTCTGGAGCATCCGCGATCCCGTCAAAATATCCGCCGAGTAAATATCTGAAGAACCTCTACTTCGATAATTTGGTCTACCGCGTTGAAACTCTCGAATATTTGAAACGCATGGTCGGCGCCGATCACATCATGGTCGGCACCGATTATCCCTTCGACTTGGGCGACTGGATGGCGGCGGACAAACTTCAGACGATGGAATGCACCAGCGCGGAACGGGAAGCGATGCTGCACGGTAATGCCCGGAGGCTGTTGAGGATGACCGCCGCGTAA
- a CDS encoding ABC transporter substrate-binding protein, translating into MLVLRTFVIIALLFIHSRPPAMAAAALTKVVIGFAAMNARVAPLWITEEQGILAKYGLQSQQVYLRGAPTLVAGMASGDIHFGRSGGSATLAAVGAGHDFKVIASFSSRNSYDLMARPNIKRAEELRGKKIAVTSIGGSSWMGVMLWLEHFGLDAQRDNIQLLVVGDQLVQMQAVETGIADAAGLDGVFSKQLRAKGFNMLGEYSDLKAAIVGQAMVVPQAFLNRHADIAENYLKSEVEALAFAVAPKNKPAVLKLLMKRLKTEAAGAEEGYQDLLRGVDRKPFPSLEGMRNIQRILRPRNPKLADIKVENVVDDRIMRKLDESGFIDRAYAAQGASLK; encoded by the coding sequence ATGCTCGTGCTCAGAACCTTCGTCATCATTGCATTGCTATTCATACACTCGCGTCCACCCGCCATGGCAGCCGCGGCTCTGACCAAGGTAGTCATCGGCTTCGCTGCGATGAACGCGCGCGTGGCGCCCCTGTGGATCACCGAGGAACAAGGCATCTTGGCGAAATATGGGCTTCAATCTCAGCAAGTTTATCTGCGCGGCGCGCCGACTTTGGTAGCCGGCATGGCGTCGGGCGATATTCATTTCGGCCGCAGCGGCGGCAGCGCGACGCTTGCCGCGGTGGGCGCCGGTCATGATTTTAAAGTCATCGCCAGCTTCTCGAGCCGCAACAGCTACGACCTGATGGCACGGCCCAATATCAAACGCGCCGAAGAGCTGCGCGGCAAAAAAATCGCCGTCACCAGCATCGGCGGCAGCTCCTGGATGGGCGTGATGTTGTGGCTCGAACATTTCGGCCTCGATGCCCAGCGCGACAACATTCAGCTGTTAGTCGTCGGCGATCAGTTGGTGCAGATGCAAGCGGTGGAGACCGGCATCGCCGATGCCGCCGGCTTGGACGGCGTGTTCAGCAAGCAGCTGCGCGCCAAGGGCTTCAACATGCTCGGCGAATATTCCGATTTGAAAGCCGCCATCGTCGGCCAAGCGATGGTGGTGCCCCAAGCGTTTCTCAACCGCCATGCCGACATCGCCGAGAACTACTTGAAGTCCGAGGTCGAAGCATTGGCGTTCGCCGTGGCGCCGAAAAACAAACCGGCGGTGTTGAAGCTGCTGATGAAACGGCTCAAGACCGAAGCCGCCGGCGCCGAGGAAGGCTACCAGGATCTTCTGCGCGGCGTCGACCGCAAACCGTTTCCGTCCCTTGAAGGCATGCGCAACATTCAGAGAATTTTAAGACCGCGCAATCCCAAACTCGCCGATATCAAAGTCGAAAACGTCGTCGACGATAGAATCATGCGCAAGCTCGACGAGTCCGGCTTCATCGACCGCGCCTACGCCGCCCAGGGCGCGAGCTTGAAATGA
- a CDS encoding alpha/beta hydrolase: MPFLNINDAEVYYEVHGEGAPFLFCSVTGLDHQAWKFHQVAEFSRDHKVILFDYRGTGKSTKAIQKYSIKMFTDDAAAILNHLNVEQAVVCGHSMGGVVAQLFALDYPSKVKKLILASSGAAHPGAHGIPLAMCRDMVKQGFEGYIRAHTIETGWTKEFVAKNPALIEKFLQVRMSGIAGIDNYLYFVLARQEHDHTARLKEIKVPTLVLVGDDENHGATDTTHWAAAHQLAKAIANAKLVVLAGEGHHYLATNPAAAHNAIREFIK; this comes from the coding sequence ATGCCCTTTCTCAACATCAACGACGCCGAAGTCTACTACGAAGTGCACGGCGAAGGCGCGCCGTTTCTTTTCTGCAGCGTCACCGGTCTCGACCATCAAGCCTGGAAGTTTCATCAGGTGGCGGAGTTTTCCCGCGATCACAAAGTCATCCTGTTCGACTACCGCGGCACCGGCAAATCGACCAAGGCGATACAGAAATATTCGATCAAGATGTTCACCGACGACGCCGCGGCGATTCTAAATCATTTGAATGTCGAGCAAGCCGTCGTCTGCGGCCACTCCATGGGCGGTGTGGTCGCGCAACTGTTCGCCCTCGACTATCCGAGCAAAGTGAAAAAGTTGATTCTCGCCTCCAGCGGCGCGGCGCATCCTGGAGCGCACGGCATCCCATTGGCGATGTGCCGCGACATGGTCAAGCAAGGCTTCGAAGGTTATATCCGCGCGCACACCATCGAAACCGGCTGGACCAAAGAGTTCGTCGCCAAGAATCCCGCGCTGATCGAAAAGTTTTTACAAGTGAGAATGTCCGGCATCGCCGGGATCGACAACTATCTATATTTCGTTTTAGCGCGCCAAGAACACGATCACACGGCGCGCTTGAAAGAAATCAAAGTACCGACGCTGGTCTTGGTCGGCGACGACGAAAACCACGGCGCCACCGACACCACCCACTGGGCCGCGGCGCACCAACTGGCAAAGGCGATTGCCAACGCTAAGCTGGTCGTCCTCGCCGGCGAAGGTCATCACTACTTGGCGACGAATCCGGCAGCGGCGCACAACGCAATACGAGAATTTATTAAATAG
- a CDS encoding ABC transporter substrate-binding protein → MNYRHQHCAVIFLILSLCQFPSAFAAAPSKLVIGYAAMSARVMPLWIAEEQGIFAKYGIDSQQIFIRGAPTLVAGLASGDIQIASTGGSATLAAIAAGHDLKMLAAFSSRNTYDLVTRPSIKRAEDLRGKHFGVTSIGGTVWMGIMLWLEHFGLDDQRDKIQIQVIGDQTVQMQALQNGIIDAAVLDGVFSRRLKQQGFNITGEFADLKQQYTSQAIVVQGKYVQQRPDMLENLLKAQVEAIAFSLAPKNKPTVIKTFMRRLRIDAATAEEGYLDLHRAVDRKPYASAEGMRNVQRLMALRNPKIGEVKIDNVIDNRIVKRLDDSGFIDKAYAAQGTKP, encoded by the coding sequence ATGAATTATCGACACCAACATTGCGCCGTGATCTTCCTCATCCTATCTCTCTGCCAATTCCCTAGTGCCTTCGCCGCCGCGCCGTCGAAACTCGTCATCGGCTACGCCGCCATGAGCGCGCGGGTGATGCCGCTGTGGATCGCCGAGGAGCAAGGTATCTTCGCCAAGTACGGCATCGACTCGCAGCAGATTTTCATCCGCGGCGCGCCAACTCTGGTCGCCGGACTGGCGTCGGGCGATATTCAAATTGCCAGCACCGGCGGGAGCGCAACGCTCGCCGCCATCGCCGCCGGCCATGATTTGAAAATGCTCGCGGCCTTTTCCAGTCGTAACACCTACGATCTGGTCACCCGGCCGTCGATCAAGCGAGCCGAAGACCTGCGCGGCAAACACTTTGGCGTCACCAGCATCGGCGGCACCGTGTGGATGGGGATCATGCTCTGGCTCGAGCACTTCGGCCTCGACGACCAGCGCGACAAAATCCAGATCCAAGTCATCGGCGACCAGACCGTGCAAATGCAAGCTTTGCAAAACGGCATCATCGACGCCGCGGTGCTCGACGGCGTCTTCAGCCGGCGCTTAAAGCAACAAGGCTTCAACATCACCGGCGAATTTGCCGATCTTAAGCAGCAATACACCAGCCAGGCCATCGTCGTGCAGGGCAAGTACGTGCAGCAACGGCCCGATATGCTGGAGAATCTCTTGAAGGCCCAAGTCGAAGCCATCGCCTTCTCGCTGGCGCCGAAAAATAAACCGACGGTGATTAAAACATTCATGCGCCGGCTGCGCATCGACGCCGCCACCGCCGAGGAAGGCTACCTCGACCTGCACCGCGCCGTCGACCGCAAGCCCTACGCCTCCGCCGAAGGCATGCGCAACGTGCAGCGGCTCATGGCGCTGCGTAATCCCAAGATCGGCGAGGTCAAAATCGACAACGTGATCGACAACCGCATCGTCAAGCGGTTGGACGACAGCGGATTTATTGATAAAGCCTATGCAGCCCAGGGGACCAAACCGTAA
- a CDS encoding ABC transporter substrate-binding protein, with protein MSMKRSKQLALVVVTSIFLLTSGVYDARAAAAPAKYVVGYATFTARIVPLWLAQEQGFFTKYGIEVEPVFIRGAPTLVAGLAAGSMHIGRTGGSAMLAAVAAGHDFKVVAAFNTRNTYDLVVRPNIKRAEDLRGKTFGITSIGGTSWMGVILWLEHLGLDEKRDNIRLQVIGDQSVQVQCMESGLCDAIAVDGVYTKQAKARGMNVLGEYTQLKSLLIGQSMVVPSAMLQQRPDAAEAYLKGEIEALVFSLAPRNKPVVLKTLSKWLKVDAAGAEDAYLDLIHGVDRKPFAVLEGLRNAQRLLRTRNPKVGEVKAEDVIDNRLMKKLDDSGFIDKLYASYGVSLK; from the coding sequence ATGTCCATGAAGCGTTCAAAACAACTCGCTCTAGTCGTTGTCACTTCTATTTTCTTGCTCACGTCCGGCGTTTATGACGCGCGCGCCGCCGCGGCGCCGGCCAAATATGTCGTCGGCTACGCCACCTTCACGGCGCGCATCGTGCCGCTCTGGCTCGCCCAGGAACAAGGCTTCTTCACCAAGTACGGTATCGAGGTCGAACCGGTGTTTATCCGCGGCGCGCCGACATTGGTGGCCGGATTAGCCGCCGGCAGCATGCACATCGGCCGCACCGGCGGCAGCGCCATGTTGGCCGCGGTGGCCGCCGGCCACGATTTCAAAGTCGTCGCCGCTTTCAACACACGCAACACCTACGATCTAGTCGTCCGTCCCAACATCAAGCGCGCCGAAGATTTGCGCGGCAAGACCTTTGGCATCACCAGTATCGGCGGCACCAGCTGGATGGGCGTCATCCTCTGGTTGGAGCATCTGGGTTTGGATGAAAAGCGCGACAACATTCGTCTCCAAGTGATCGGCGACCAGAGCGTCCAGGTGCAGTGCATGGAAAGCGGTCTGTGCGACGCCATCGCTGTCGACGGCGTCTACACCAAGCAAGCCAAAGCCCGCGGCATGAATGTGCTGGGCGAATACACCCAACTCAAATCTCTATTGATCGGTCAATCCATGGTGGTGCCGAGTGCGATGCTGCAACAGCGCCCGGACGCCGCCGAAGCGTATTTGAAGGGTGAGATTGAAGCTCTGGTCTTTTCCTTGGCGCCGAGAAACAAACCGGTGGTGCTCAAGACTTTGTCGAAGTGGCTCAAGGTCGACGCCGCCGGCGCCGAGGACGCCTACCTGGATCTCATCCACGGCGTCGATCGAAAACCCTTCGCCGTCCTCGAAGGATTACGCAACGCCCAACGCCTGTTGAGAACGCGAAACCCAAAAGTCGGCGAAGTCAAAGCCGAAGACGTTATCGACAACCGCTTGATGAAAAAACTCGACGACAGCGGTTTCATCGACAAGCTCTACGCAAGCTACGGCGTCAGCCTGAAATAG
- a CDS encoding alpha/beta fold hydrolase, whose translation MNYQTHIHSFKTADNERLHGALLTPPDQQSDLALILVHGVAMNFYLPPLFSFGQELAARGHHSFVINTRGHDWIARAGNLQKFGGSAYENLEDCVADLDAAIDFLKARGYRRFILIGHSLGAIKSIIYQGTQQRADIASIVACSAPKQFYSERVERYPEFRELIANAEQMVAEGKSEELMMVPVGVNPGIFTARTHLNKYAKDDRNDCRPHAKNVGCPVLAIAGGAEPPFFHEYAQEIVAAAGGRSKYQRVDGANHFYNRHTPQMVEVIAQWLKQFQD comes from the coding sequence ATGAACTACCAAACCCATATCCACAGTTTCAAAACCGCCGACAATGAGCGGCTCCACGGCGCGCTGTTGACGCCGCCGGATCAGCAATCCGATCTGGCGCTAATCTTAGTCCACGGCGTGGCGATGAATTTTTATTTGCCGCCGCTGTTTAGTTTCGGTCAAGAACTTGCAGCGCGCGGCCATCACAGTTTCGTCATCAACACGCGCGGCCATGATTGGATCGCGCGGGCGGGGAATTTGCAGAAGTTCGGCGGCTCGGCCTATGAGAATCTCGAAGACTGCGTTGCGGATCTCGACGCGGCCATCGACTTTCTCAAAGCGCGCGGCTACCGGCGCTTCATTCTCATCGGCCACAGCCTGGGTGCCATCAAGTCGATTATTTATCAGGGCACGCAACAGCGCGCTGACATCGCGAGCATCGTTGCCTGCTCGGCGCCGAAGCAGTTCTACTCGGAGCGCGTCGAACGCTATCCTGAGTTTCGCGAGTTAATCGCCAACGCCGAGCAGATGGTAGCGGAAGGAAAGAGCGAGGAACTGATGATGGTGCCGGTGGGCGTCAATCCAGGGATCTTCACCGCGCGCACGCACTTGAACAAGTATGCCAAAGACGATCGCAACGACTGCCGGCCCCACGCGAAAAACGTCGGTTGCCCAGTGCTTGCCATCGCCGGCGGCGCCGAGCCGCCGTTCTTTCACGAGTACGCCCAAGAAATCGTCGCCGCCGCCGGCGGCCGCTCGAAGTATCAAAGGGTCGACGGCGCCAACCACTTCTACAACCGCCACACGCCGCAGATGGTCGAAGTCATCGCCCAGTGGCTAAAACAATTTCAGGATTAG